The Xanthomonas rydalmerensis genomic interval CAGGCCTAAGGCCATCAGCACTTCCTGGGCCTTTTCCAGCAGTTCGTCGGCCACGCAGACCTGGACCACGCCGAACGGCAGTTCGCCCGCGCCGCCGAGCAGGGCCTCGCCGAACACGAAGGCGGTGATGC includes:
- a CDS encoding DUF2007 domain-containing protein; protein product: MQIAYRAQHLIDAHLAKHALEDAGITAFVFGEALLGGAGELPFGVVQVCVADELLEKAQEVLMALGLGGQVTRAM